One window of the Niallia circulans genome contains the following:
- a CDS encoding RidA family protein → MTTIKTYNHNLWDHGITQGYSVNGTIYISGQFSHDKDGMFVGKDNIEAQTRQTLENLDRVLNEFGITKSNLAYVEIFLTNPQEHTEPVISLFKEYLEKHRPAGSLIGVTYLAFPEQLIEVKAVAHSD, encoded by the coding sequence ATGACTACTATTAAAACCTACAATCACAACCTATGGGACCACGGTATTACCCAAGGATATAGTGTCAACGGTACTATCTACATTTCAGGTCAATTTTCGCACGATAAGGATGGTATGTTCGTTGGCAAGGATAATATTGAGGCACAAACTCGCCAAACATTAGAAAACCTCGATCGAGTTTTGAATGAATTTGGTATCACGAAGTCCAACCTCGCTTATGTGGAAATCTTTCTAACAAACCCGCAGGAGCACACTGAGCCAGTCATCAGTCTGTTCAAAGAATACCTGGAAAAACACAGACCAGCCGGCAGCCTCATCGGCGTGACTTATCTGGCGTTTCCGGAGCAGTTGATTGAAGTCAAGGCTGTCGCACACTCTGATTAA
- a CDS encoding winged helix-turn-helix transcriptional regulator yields the protein MSMADYKEKGNIQETPFGYTLSVIGGKWKMLILYLLSESQPVRFNDMKRRIGTITFKTLSSQLKDLEADGMVIRKEYPQIPPKVEYSLTHKAESILPILEQLCEWGEKNRNI from the coding sequence GTGAGTATGGCTGATTATAAAGAAAAGGGTAATATCCAAGAGACACCTTTTGGATATACACTGTCAGTTATTGGAGGTAAATGGAAAATGCTAATTCTTTATCTCCTTTCAGAAAGTCAACCTGTTCGCTTTAATGATATGAAAAGAAGAATAGGAACAATTACCTTTAAAACATTAAGTTCACAGCTTAAAGATTTGGAAGCAGATGGGATGGTTATACGAAAGGAATATCCTCAAATTCCTCCTAAAGTGGAATACAGTCTAACACATAAAGCAGAATCGATATTGCCTATTTTAGAACAGTTATGTGAATGGGGAGAAAAAAACCGCAATATTTAA
- a CDS encoding carboxymuconolactone decarboxylase family protein — protein MSNDRYQRGWEKLMEIDGEGGERVINSLKDIAPDLGKYVVEFAFGEIYTREGLNLKQRQLITIASLATQGGCEPQLNIHINAALNVGLTPIEVIEAITHCVPYTGFPKVLNAIFVAKQIFKERNLQIKN, from the coding sequence ATGTCAAATGACCGTTATCAAAGAGGTTGGGAAAAACTAATGGAAATAGACGGAGAAGGCGGAGAGCGAGTTATAAATTCTCTAAAAGATATTGCTCCCGACCTCGGTAAATATGTTGTTGAATTCGCTTTTGGAGAAATTTATACTCGAGAGGGATTAAATTTAAAACAACGTCAACTTATAACCATTGCGTCACTTGCTACTCAAGGAGGGTGTGAACCACAACTTAACATCCATATTAATGCTGCACTGAATGTGGGACTCACCCCTATAGAAGTGATCGAGGCCATTACTCATTGTGTTCCTTATACAGGTTTTCCAAAAGTTCTTAATGCTATTTTTGTTGCTAAACAAATTTTTAAAGAACGTAATTTGCAGATAAAAAACTAA
- a CDS encoding MerR family transcriptional regulator, whose translation MDKKYFTIRNISNMTELSVHTLRYYEKIGLLNNVKRDVNGYRQYTKSDISWINFLIRLKVTGMPVSEMKKFSDLRSKGDSTISLRRKLLEDHQKSIQEQIKDLQNNLHKIEEKINYYKELE comes from the coding sequence ATGGATAAAAAATATTTTACAATTCGAAATATATCAAATATGACGGAGCTATCCGTACACACCTTACGTTATTACGAAAAAATTGGTCTGCTTAACAATGTAAAACGGGATGTAAATGGTTATCGCCAATATACTAAGTCAGATATTTCTTGGATAAACTTCCTAATTCGTTTAAAAGTAACAGGGATGCCAGTGTCTGAGATGAAAAAGTTTTCTGATCTGCGGAGTAAAGGGGATTCTACGATAAGTTTACGTCGGAAGTTATTAGAAGATCATCAAAAAAGTATCCAGGAACAAATAAAAGACTTACAAAATAATCTTCATAAGATTGAGGAGAAAATCAACTATTATAAGGAATTGGAGTAA
- a CDS encoding DedA family protein, with product MSTSIHFISQFGYIAIFALFALSGLGIPVPDEALLTFVGYLSSISIMNFLTADIICFIGALSAMVINYALGKKIGKPFLLTHGKWIKLTPSKLERVENWFDKYGPWTIVIANFIPGVRRLTSYFSGISGMNLSKYMLFAAIGSFLWCLLFNIIGYYMGVLPF from the coding sequence ATGAGTACATCCATACATTTCATTTCCCAATTCGGCTACATTGCCATTTTTGCGCTTTTTGCATTAAGCGGGTTAGGGATTCCTGTTCCAGATGAAGCATTGCTAACCTTTGTAGGCTATCTTTCTTCCATTTCCATAATGAATTTTCTTACTGCAGATATCATTTGCTTTATTGGTGCCCTTAGTGCCATGGTCATCAATTACGCACTAGGCAAGAAAATTGGCAAACCATTTCTGCTTACACACGGAAAGTGGATCAAGCTTACCCCTAGCAAATTAGAACGCGTGGAAAATTGGTTTGATAAATATGGCCCTTGGACAATAGTCATTGCTAATTTCATCCCAGGTGTCAGAAGATTAACTTCTTATTTTTCAGGCATTTCTGGCATGAATTTATCAAAATACATGTTATTTGCCGCAATCGGTTCTTTTCTTTGGTGCTTACTTTTTAATATTATTGGTTACTATATGGGAGTGCTTCCATTTTAA
- a CDS encoding phasin family protein codes for MRTTIEKALSLGLGLAIAGKEQVEKTVEELVKKGEVSKNESKDLINHLIQKGEEMKGQLEAVAKEKVNAAYGELKLATLEDVKKLEKRIEALERKNLDE; via the coding sequence ATGAGAACAACGATTGAAAAAGCACTTTCCTTAGGTTTAGGTTTAGCGATTGCAGGTAAAGAACAAGTAGAAAAAACAGTTGAAGAGTTGGTGAAAAAAGGAGAGGTAAGCAAAAATGAATCAAAAGATTTAATCAATCATTTGATTCAAAAGGGAGAGGAAATGAAAGGTCAGCTTGAAGCAGTGGCAAAAGAAAAGGTAAATGCTGCTTATGGGGAATTAAAGCTGGCTACTTTAGAGGATGTAAAGAAATTAGAAAAAAGAATAGAGGCATTAGAAAGAAAAAATCTCGACGAATAA
- a CDS encoding ABC1 kinase family protein encodes MGVSKRIRQMKRYRKITSILARNGIGFFSNKIGLEEKFFFHKEHPPKSTGRRIRLILEELGTTFIKLGQIASTRPDLIPPEIINELKELQDQVPPFTYGEAVQILEEELGDSVDHLFKHFSETPLAAASIGQVHKAILKDGTQVAVKIQRPNIHAIIETDLEIIADLARIAENTWGWAKQYGLREIVDELAKGLLVELDYGIEARNMERFLEQNKSIGYVVIPSVYWDYSTKKVLTMDYIEGIKLSDHKRLDEAGIDRELLAERLAYTIFYQILEVGHFHADPHPGNVLALQDGRIVLLDFGMVGQLSSYTKKSFASFVVALRNKSTKGIIRAISDLGMIPENVDIKKLTADVEELRDKYYDIPLKDVSVGEAINDLFIIAFRHNIRIPSELTLLGKSLMTMEGVVVALDPTFSVFDVAEPFGRKLFLDKLKPWKIVKNIVDEIPEYFASLKDIPITAKQLMGILRKGKVQVEFTSPQLDLLIKKIDRFSNQIAFSIVLLALSIVMVGLIIGVALSGVQTVLWKFPIIEIGFSIAMLMVAWLIYSIFRSGRF; translated from the coding sequence ATGGGTGTAAGTAAACGTATTAGACAGATGAAAAGATATCGCAAAATAACGTCTATTCTCGCTCGTAACGGAATAGGCTTTTTTTCCAATAAGATCGGATTGGAGGAGAAGTTTTTCTTTCATAAAGAACATCCTCCTAAAAGCACTGGAAGACGCATCCGCTTAATACTCGAAGAACTTGGAACTACCTTTATTAAACTTGGGCAAATTGCCAGTACTCGTCCTGACTTAATCCCACCAGAAATAATTAATGAATTAAAAGAACTGCAAGATCAAGTACCTCCCTTTACCTATGGAGAAGCCGTTCAGATTTTAGAAGAAGAATTAGGTGATTCTGTCGATCATCTGTTCAAACATTTTTCTGAAACTCCTTTGGCGGCAGCATCCATTGGGCAAGTGCATAAAGCAATCCTTAAAGACGGGACACAAGTTGCTGTCAAAATACAACGTCCTAATATTCATGCTATCATCGAAACAGATTTAGAAATTATCGCCGATTTGGCCCGAATTGCGGAGAATACATGGGGTTGGGCAAAGCAGTATGGGCTTCGCGAAATTGTTGATGAACTAGCAAAAGGTCTACTGGTTGAATTAGACTATGGAATCGAAGCAAGAAATATGGAGCGTTTTCTAGAACAGAATAAATCGATAGGATATGTTGTCATCCCGTCGGTTTACTGGGATTATTCCACAAAAAAGGTATTGACGATGGATTATATAGAGGGAATAAAGCTATCTGACCATAAGCGATTAGATGAAGCTGGAATTGATCGAGAACTGCTTGCCGAAAGATTAGCCTATACGATTTTTTATCAAATTCTAGAGGTTGGTCATTTTCATGCTGATCCTCATCCAGGAAATGTACTTGCACTACAGGATGGGCGCATCGTTTTATTAGATTTTGGAATGGTAGGACAACTTTCCTCTTATACGAAAAAGAGTTTTGCTTCCTTCGTTGTTGCACTTCGTAATAAAAGCACGAAAGGAATCATCCGCGCGATTTCTGATTTGGGCATGATTCCCGAAAATGTTGATATAAAAAAATTAACAGCTGATGTGGAAGAACTGCGCGATAAATATTATGATATTCCGCTGAAAGACGTAAGTGTGGGTGAAGCAATTAATGATTTATTTATTATTGCCTTCCGTCATAATATAAGAATTCCTTCCGAATTAACCCTTTTAGGAAAGTCGCTCATGACGATGGAGGGAGTTGTCGTTGCACTAGATCCTACTTTTAGTGTATTTGATGTGGCGGAGCCATTTGGAAGAAAGCTATTTCTTGATAAGCTAAAGCCATGGAAAATAGTGAAAAATATAGTAGATGAAATACCAGAATATTTTGCTTCTCTGAAAGATATTCCGATTACCGCTAAACAGTTAATGGGAATTCTTCGCAAGGGAAAGGTGCAGGTAGAGTTTACCTCCCCACAGTTGGATTTGTTAATCAAAAAGATTGATCGATTCAGTAATCAAATCGCGTTTAGTATAGTGCTGCTGGCATTAAGTATCGTGATGGTCGGTCTCATTATTGGTGTCGCACTTAGCGGAGTACAAACCGTTCTCTGGAAATTTCCAATTATTGAAATTGGCTTTTCCATTGCCATGTTGATGGTTGCATGGCTTATTTACTCGATTTTTCGGTCTGGCAGGTTTTAG
- a CDS encoding nucleotidyltransferase family protein: protein MLKNREDVIKLIQSDEKMMEIIKVAGSLNLPDWWICAGFVRSKIWDTLHGFIERTETPDVDVIYFDNTKIDENFEKELENKLKSIMPNIPWSVKNEARMHVINNLPPYSSSEDAISKFPETATAIGVKIDKDNKLVLTSPCGIDDVINLELKPTPYFIETKELAAIYEERIIKKNWKAIWPKIKVQTY from the coding sequence ATGTTAAAGAATAGAGAAGATGTAATAAAGCTAATCCAAAGCGATGAAAAAATGATGGAGATTATAAAGGTTGCGGGTTCCTTGAATTTGCCTGATTGGTGGATATGTGCAGGATTTGTACGTTCAAAAATCTGGGACACATTGCACGGGTTTATTGAAAGAACTGAGACGCCAGACGTAGATGTTATTTATTTTGATAACACAAAAATTGATGAGAATTTTGAAAAGGAATTAGAGAATAAGTTGAAAAGCATAATGCCTAATATACCTTGGTCTGTTAAAAATGAAGCAAGAATGCACGTCATTAATAATCTTCCTCCTTATTCTTCTTCTGAAGATGCTATTTCAAAGTTTCCAGAAACTGCAACTGCCATCGGAGTAAAGATAGACAAGGATAATAAACTGGTTCTTACTTCTCCTTGTGGAATTGATGATGTCATTAATTTAGAACTGAAACCGACTCCCTATTTTATCGAAACAAAAGAACTTGCTGCAATTTACGAGGAGCGAATTATCAAAAAGAATTGGAAGGCTATTTGGCCTAAAATTAAAGTCCAAACATATTAA
- a CDS encoding zinc-dependent alcohol dehydrogenase, translating into MKAVTFQGTKDVQVKEVANAKLQKKDDIVVRITSTAICGSDLHIYQGALPAEKDYVIGHEPMGIVEEVGPEVTRVKKGDRVVLPFNIACGHCYYCEHDMESQCDNANPNKDIADTGAYFGFTERYGDYQGGQAELLRVPYGNFVPFVIPESCELEDEALLFMSDVLPTAYWSVENSGVKDGDTVVVLGCGPVGLMTQKFAWMKGAKRVIAVDNIPYRLNHAQKMNQVEIVNFDNHGDTGNYIKELTSGGADVVIDCVGMDGKKSPMEAIGQKLKIQGGTISAIEIGMNAVRKFGTMHLTGVYGSKYNMFPLGNIFERNITVKTGQAPVIHYMPMLFDWITTGKIDPTEIITHRIALDDASNAYQMFNDHQDEVIKVVLKP; encoded by the coding sequence ATGAAGGCTGTTACATTTCAAGGAACGAAGGATGTACAAGTAAAGGAAGTGGCAAATGCGAAGCTTCAAAAAAAGGATGATATCGTCGTTCGTATTACATCTACGGCTATTTGCGGATCTGATTTACATATTTATCAAGGAGCGTTACCAGCTGAAAAAGACTATGTTATAGGACATGAACCAATGGGAATTGTTGAAGAAGTAGGACCTGAAGTAACAAGAGTAAAAAAAGGAGATCGTGTGGTACTGCCATTTAACATTGCTTGCGGACATTGTTACTATTGTGAGCACGATATGGAAAGTCAATGTGATAATGCTAATCCCAATAAGGATATTGCAGATACGGGAGCATATTTTGGCTTTACAGAACGGTATGGGGATTATCAAGGTGGACAAGCCGAATTGTTAAGAGTTCCATACGGGAATTTTGTCCCTTTTGTTATCCCGGAGTCCTGTGAATTAGAGGATGAAGCCTTGTTATTTATGTCCGACGTCCTTCCAACGGCATATTGGAGTGTCGAAAATTCAGGCGTAAAAGATGGTGATACGGTCGTCGTTTTAGGTTGTGGACCTGTTGGATTAATGACTCAAAAATTTGCTTGGATGAAGGGTGCGAAGCGCGTTATAGCAGTTGATAATATTCCATATCGCTTAAACCACGCTCAAAAAATGAACCAAGTAGAAATTGTCAATTTTGATAATCATGGAGATACAGGCAACTATATAAAGGAACTGACTTCAGGTGGAGCAGATGTCGTAATCGATTGTGTAGGAATGGACGGAAAGAAATCGCCTATGGAAGCAATAGGTCAAAAGTTGAAGATTCAGGGCGGAACAATCAGTGCTATCGAAATTGGCATGAATGCTGTGCGCAAGTTTGGTACCATGCATTTAACAGGTGTTTATGGATCTAAATATAATATGTTCCCATTAGGAAATATTTTTGAACGAAATATTACTGTGAAAACAGGACAAGCACCAGTAATACACTATATGCCTATGTTATTTGATTGGATTACTACAGGCAAAATTGATCCAACGGAGATTATTACCCATCGCATTGCATTAGATGATGCGAGCAATGCGTATCAAATGTTCAATGATCACCAAGATGAAGTAATCAAAGTTGTCCTTAAACCTTAA
- a CDS encoding NusG domain II-containing protein has product MRKYSKMIKPFDIIMVVLLLIISFVPMAVFAMNQGKEEEGNKVMAVITQDGKVIREVELTGHTENEQFMIKGKGKQYNLIEVENEQIRIKEDNSPDQIGVKMGWKGIPGQTIICLPHKVLIEIVAEKPEKTNEDGLILSH; this is encoded by the coding sequence ATGAGAAAATACTCCAAGATGATTAAGCCTTTTGATATTATTATGGTTGTTCTCCTCTTAATCATTTCATTTGTCCCAATGGCCGTATTTGCGATGAACCAAGGGAAGGAAGAAGAAGGGAATAAAGTCATGGCCGTTATTACACAGGACGGGAAAGTCATTCGTGAAGTAGAACTAACAGGTCATACGGAAAATGAACAATTTATGATAAAAGGAAAAGGAAAACAATATAATTTAATCGAAGTGGAAAATGAACAAATCAGAATTAAAGAAGATAATAGTCCAGACCAAATTGGAGTCAAAATGGGATGGAAAGGCATACCGGGCCAAACAATTATTTGTTTGCCCCATAAAGTTTTAATTGAAATAGTAGCAGAGAAACCAGAAAAGACGAATGAGGATGGATTGATTTTGTCCCATTAG
- a CDS encoding formate/nitrite transporter family protein yields MEGASLYEVEKLALKKLKIYKRSKFRFFMRAVVASMFIGFGVIVAFKTGNFFYAVESPFAYPMAALVFGAAIILIAYGGGDLFTGNTFYYTYAALRKKIKWTDVFKVWGTSYAGNIVGAIFFAVFILLTGLFKSPSVNDFLLHAAETKLQAPISELFFRGILCNWLVCLAFFIPMALKEDIAKITVMILFVFCFFISGYEHSIANMATFSISYVLDQNPAVTIPAIIRNLVPVTIGNLIGGVGFMGVMYYYVNKPFMEDDEK; encoded by the coding sequence ATGGAAGGCGCATCTCTTTATGAAGTAGAAAAATTAGCCTTAAAAAAATTAAAAATTTATAAACGCAGTAAGTTTCGCTTTTTTATGCGTGCCGTTGTCGCCAGTATGTTTATTGGATTTGGAGTAATTGTTGCATTTAAGACAGGGAACTTCTTCTATGCAGTAGAATCTCCTTTTGCGTATCCTATGGCAGCATTAGTATTCGGTGCAGCTATTATTCTTATCGCTTATGGTGGCGGAGATTTATTTACAGGAAACACCTTTTACTATACTTATGCTGCACTAAGAAAAAAAATCAAGTGGACCGATGTCTTTAAAGTTTGGGGAACTAGCTATGCAGGAAATATAGTCGGAGCAATTTTCTTTGCTGTTTTCATCTTACTAACAGGGCTATTTAAGTCACCTAGTGTCAATGACTTTTTGCTTCACGCTGCAGAAACTAAATTGCAAGCACCCATAAGTGAACTTTTCTTTCGAGGAATTTTATGTAACTGGCTTGTGTGTTTAGCATTCTTTATCCCAATGGCTTTAAAGGAAGATATCGCTAAAATAACGGTAATGATTTTATTCGTTTTCTGCTTTTTTATCTCAGGTTATGAACATAGCATTGCCAATATGGCAACATTCTCTATTTCTTATGTACTAGATCAGAATCCAGCTGTCACTATCCCAGCCATTATTCGCAACTTAGTGCCCGTAACAATAGGGAATTTAATTGGCGGGGTTGGTTTTATGGGGGTTATGTATTATTACGTTAATAAGCCTTTTATGGAAGACGACGAAAAATAA
- a CDS encoding MFS transporter: MTSAYRISMLVNDQPGVLARISSLFGTHHVNIEDIKTKKYKREATTRIQISSSAEEKQVQNLILGLQGLMDVVEVDADAIHQSAFQQRLLQRTNTIQTLREQKTLSKKVSYWLVACSLFLTLFGTNIPASLYSLYRVEWGLTSGMITLVFAIYAFTVIPAIVIAGQLSDQIGKKKVLIPGIFFSLIGTLCFTVANGLGMLLIGRLFQGLSVGILNGVAVAALTELDENKNTKKTALICALAVTLGNAFGPILSGLLGDFAPIPLRLSYYVHLLFIIPCFIFLFFLNENIKPGLKPVQLKKPFVPKEIMKPFLLASFTSFVAWSIISMFMSLIPSNLSSFTTVTSLTISGVVVALGLIAAAFNQILLKQLSLMKLMTIGYVFLALGLIFLVITIDTKSLTLLLISAVLIGGGNGPAYAGSLALVNEVAPSKTKGNIVSTFFVITYLGVSLPVIGLGYLSQSFGVAGAVTTYVLIMGVLLVGIAGFAWKEGKSIFPK, from the coding sequence ATGACTTCAGCATATCGCATTTCGATGCTTGTAAACGATCAGCCGGGAGTTCTGGCTCGTATATCCAGCTTATTTGGAACGCATCATGTTAATATTGAAGATATCAAAACGAAAAAATATAAACGAGAAGCAACGACTAGAATACAAATTTCTAGTTCGGCAGAAGAGAAGCAAGTACAAAACCTTATCCTAGGATTACAGGGATTAATGGATGTTGTAGAGGTGGATGCAGATGCTATTCATCAATCGGCTTTTCAGCAACGACTGCTTCAACGTACAAATACTATTCAAACCCTAAGAGAGCAAAAAACACTAAGCAAAAAAGTATCTTACTGGCTAGTTGCCTGTAGCTTGTTCTTAACATTATTCGGTACGAATATTCCTGCCTCCCTGTATTCGCTTTACCGTGTAGAATGGGGACTTACATCGGGAATGATTACCCTTGTATTTGCTATTTATGCTTTTACGGTTATTCCAGCAATTGTGATTGCGGGGCAATTATCCGACCAGATTGGAAAAAAGAAAGTACTTATCCCGGGAATTTTCTTTTCCCTTATAGGAACTCTTTGCTTCACCGTAGCGAATGGTCTGGGAATGCTGCTTATTGGTCGCTTATTCCAAGGATTATCTGTTGGTATTTTAAATGGGGTAGCAGTAGCTGCTTTAACGGAGCTTGATGAGAATAAAAATACAAAAAAGACTGCGTTAATATGTGCTCTTGCTGTTACGCTTGGGAATGCATTCGGCCCAATTCTCTCCGGATTACTTGGTGATTTTGCTCCAATCCCATTGAGATTATCCTATTATGTACATTTATTATTTATCATTCCATGCTTTATCTTCCTATTTTTCTTAAATGAAAATATTAAACCTGGTTTAAAGCCTGTTCAATTGAAGAAGCCATTTGTTCCAAAAGAGATTATGAAACCATTCTTACTAGCATCATTTACTTCTTTTGTAGCATGGTCGATTATTAGTATGTTTATGTCGTTAATTCCGTCTAATCTGTCTAGCTTTACAACGGTAACTAGTTTAACAATATCAGGCGTAGTTGTAGCACTTGGATTAATCGCTGCTGCTTTTAATCAAATTTTATTAAAACAATTATCACTAATGAAATTAATGACAATTGGATATGTGTTTCTTGCATTGGGTCTTATCTTTCTAGTTATTACGATTGATACGAAATCACTGACCTTACTGTTGATTTCTGCTGTATTGATTGGTGGAGGAAATGGACCAGCTTATGCAGGAAGTCTGGCACTAGTTAATGAAGTAGCTCCAAGTAAAACGAAAGGAAATATTGTATCTACTTTCTTTGTCATTACTTATCTTGGTGTGAGCCTGCCGGTTATTGGTCTTGGCTATTTATCTCAGTCTTTCGGGGTAGCGGGGGCTGTAACGACTTATGTACTCATTATGGGAGTACTGTTAGTAGGAATTGCAGGCTTTGCATGGAAAGAGGGGAAATCCATTTTTCCTAAATGA
- a CDS encoding B3/4 domain-containing protein, translating to MDISIAKEIKERIPNFKIGFIHYQGMQVMDTPQMIKGRMRLFQESIFFDLEDSNVTDIPSIKEWREIFKKTGKDPNRYRHSAESLLRRIKKQNYLEPINSSIDINNFFSLQYGIPIGIYDCANLQGKINIRIGKESEQYAGFNGRINSIENLIVSEDELGPFGSPFVDSDRAPVQSSTKNAIQIIYLPPSIANEKAKQMVESLLKMFLQVHGGEATFSIVE from the coding sequence TTGGATATTTCAATCGCAAAAGAGATTAAAGAACGTATACCCAATTTTAAGATTGGCTTCATTCATTATCAAGGCATGCAAGTAATGGACACCCCGCAAATGATTAAAGGGCGGATGCGACTTTTTCAAGAGTCTATTTTTTTTGATTTAGAAGATAGTAATGTAACGGATATCCCTTCTATAAAAGAATGGCGGGAAATCTTTAAAAAGACAGGCAAAGATCCAAATCGTTATCGTCATTCAGCCGAAAGCCTGCTGAGACGCATCAAAAAACAGAATTACTTAGAACCAATTAATAGTAGTATTGATATTAATAACTTCTTTTCCCTTCAATATGGTATTCCGATCGGTATTTATGATTGTGCCAATCTTCAAGGAAAAATAAACATACGTATCGGAAAAGAAAGCGAACAATACGCTGGCTTTAACGGAAGAATAAATTCGATTGAAAATTTGATTGTATCAGAAGATGAACTTGGTCCATTTGGAAGCCCCTTTGTCGATTCAGACAGAGCCCCTGTCCAATCATCTACGAAAAATGCCATTCAAATCATTTATCTCCCACCCTCTATTGCAAATGAAAAAGCCAAACAAATGGTAGAATCTCTACTTAAAATGTTTCTACAAGTTCATGGAGGAGAAGCCACATTTTCCATTGTGGAATAA
- the queG gene encoding tRNA epoxyqueuosine(34) reductase QueG encodes MDYREFKKDIIAYSKTIGIDKIGFTSASTFEEMKVRLITQQELNYQSGFEEKDIEKRVNPSLLLHQPKSIISIALAYPSKMKERVVSKKGERRGIFCRASWGTDYHVVLKDRLQKLEDYIKERIPDALCKSMVDTGELVDRAVAQRAGIGWSGKNCAIITPEFGSYVYLGEMITNLPIEPDTPMEDQCGTCNKCIDVCPTGALVQGGQLNAQRCIAFQTQTKGFLAEEFREKLGNRIYGCDTCQTVCPKNKGIDFHNHPEMEPDPEIAKPLLQPLLFISNKEFKEKYGHISGSWRGKKPIQRNAIIALAHFKEEGAIGDLITVMNKDPRPVIRGTAAWALGKIGGDESKTALESAKQQESDHEVLKEMDDALQRLAK; translated from the coding sequence ATGGATTACCGTGAATTCAAGAAAGATATCATTGCATATAGTAAAACGATCGGGATCGATAAAATAGGCTTTACGAGTGCGAGCACCTTTGAAGAAATGAAAGTACGACTAATAACCCAGCAGGAGTTAAACTATCAATCTGGTTTTGAAGAGAAGGATATTGAGAAGCGGGTAAATCCCTCCCTTCTATTACATCAGCCAAAGTCCATTATTTCGATTGCATTAGCTTATCCTTCTAAAATGAAGGAAAGAGTAGTTAGCAAAAAAGGGGAGCGCAGAGGGATTTTTTGTCGTGCTTCCTGGGGAACAGATTACCATGTTGTTTTAAAAGATCGCTTGCAAAAGCTTGAAGATTATATAAAAGAACGAATTCCAGATGCTTTGTGTAAGTCAATGGTTGATACCGGGGAATTAGTGGATCGTGCAGTTGCCCAGCGAGCGGGAATTGGTTGGTCTGGAAAAAACTGTGCAATCATTACTCCTGAATTTGGTTCGTATGTTTATTTAGGCGAGATGATTACCAATCTTCCAATCGAGCCTGATACACCGATGGAGGATCAATGTGGAACTTGTAATAAATGCATTGATGTATGTCCAACAGGTGCCCTTGTTCAAGGTGGACAATTAAATGCACAAAGATGTATAGCATTTCAAACACAGACAAAGGGCTTTTTAGCGGAAGAATTCAGAGAAAAGCTTGGGAATCGAATTTATGGCTGTGATACATGTCAAACGGTTTGTCCAAAAAATAAGGGCATTGATTTTCATAATCATCCAGAAATGGAACCAGACCCTGAAATCGCAAAACCATTGCTTCAACCACTTCTTTTTATCAGTAATAAAGAATTTAAAGAAAAATATGGTCATATTTCTGGTTCATGGCGTGGGAAGAAGCCGATCCAGCGTAATGCGATTATTGCACTTGCCCATTTTAAAGAAGAAGGTGCAATCGGTGATTTAATTACAGTCATGAACAAAGATCCAAGACCAGTAATAAGAGGAACAGCCGCTTGGGCACTTGGGAAAATCGGCGGCGATGAATCAAAGACAGCCCTAGAATCAGCCAAACAACAAGAATCTGATCATGAAGTATTAAAAGAAATGGACGATGCATTACAGCGGTTGGCAAAATAA